Within the Sulfitobacter sp. JL08 genome, the region TCCCATGTTAAGCACCCGAACCCTGTTTCTGACCAGCGAAGACACGATTGTCGGCGGGGCGGTCACGTTGTTCGAACACGGATCATACGGTATTTCGCTAGTCATCATTGTGGCCAGCGTCGTTATTCCGATCGGCAAGTTTCTGGCCATCGCCTTTCTGGCAACCAGCGTGCAGCGACGATCACTGGTGCCTCAACCGCAGCGCCACGCCTTGTATGAAATTGTCGAATACATCGGGCGTTGGTCGATGATCGACGTGTTTGTCGTTGCCATTCTGTCGTCGCTGGTTCAATTGAATACGCTGGCATCCGTCACACCGGGACCAGCCAGCCTATTTTTTGCCTTGTCGGTGATTTTCACGATGCTGTCGGCACAAAGCTTTGATTCCCGTCTGATCTGGGATCTTGAACCGGACGCGCAGAAAGGATCTGGTCCTAAATGACCCAAATGCCGCCAGAACCCTTGACCGAACCGGCCCGGCGCGCGTTGTGGCAACGCGCCTCGATTGTGTGGATATTGCCGTTTCTGGCGCTGCTCATCGCGTTGGGGGTGGCATGGCAAACCTACGTGGATCGCGGCCCTCTGATCGAGATCGAATTTGAAAGCGGTGCCGGGGTGACGGCGGGCACCACCGAATTACGCTATCGCGATGTGACGGTCGGTGTCGTCGAAAAGGTGCGCTTTTCCGACGGGCTGGGCGCGGTCGTGTTCTCTGTCCGGCTGGACAAGGATATTGCCCCGTTTGTCGATGCCGGATCACAGTTCTGGGTGGTGCGCCCCGAAGTGACGGCGCGCGGCGTGACAGGACTGGACACAGTGCTAAGCGGTGTTTTCATCGAAGGGTCATGGGACAGCACGATAAACACGCCGCAAACGCAGTTTCGCGGCCTGAACGAAACACCCCTGATCCGCCCGGGCGAGGTTGGGTTACAGATCGCCCTGCGCACAACGGCCAACAGCAGCCTGACAGACAACGCCCCAATCCTGTATCGCGGCATCGAAGTGGGCCGTGTGGGGCGTGCGCGCGTGTCACCGCGCAGCGGCTTGGCCGTGGCCGAAGCGATCATTTATGAACCGCACCACCTTTTGATCACCGATGCAACGCGGTTCTGGGATGCATCAGGCTTTGATCTGTCACTGTCGACGAGCGGCGCGGAAATCAACTTTTCCTCGCTTGCGTCACTGGTGTCGGGCGGGATCACATTTGATACCATCGTGTCAGGCGGCGAAACGGTGCAGGATGGCGCGGTGTTTCAGGTCTATGCAGAAGAGTCGGACGCAAGAGAAAGCATCTTCAATGCGGGCGAGGTTGACGCGCTTTTGCTGACAGTGGTGTTTCGCGACAATGTCGCGGGCCTGACCGTCGGATCACCTGTTGAACTGCAAGGCATCCGGATCGGTGAGGTCAGCAGCCTTGCCGGCACCGTCAGTCGCGATGAAACGGGAAGACGCGAGGTTCAATTGAACGCCACGCTGTCGATCCAGCCTGCCAAACTGGGCCTGCCCGGCGATGCGGATGCGCGTGCCGCGCTGGCGTTCCTGCAGGAACAGGTGCGGTCCGGTTTGCGCACGCGTCTGGCCAGCGCCAGTCTTTTGACAGGCGGGTTGAAGGTGGAACTGGTTGCGCTTGATGACATGCCCGAGGCGCGGATCGACACCACGGCCGAACCGTTTCCGGTCCTGCCCAGTGTCGAAGGCAACCTGTCGGATGTTGCCGCCACTGCCGAAGGCGTCCTGACCCGGATCAACAACCTGCCGATCGAAGAATTGCTGGCCAGTGCCATTGATTTTCTGGATGCCACCAAAGGGTTGATCGCCAACGAAGACCTGCAGGGCGCGCCCGCCGAATTGCGCGCGCTGTTGGGGGATGCGCGTAGTTTTGTCGGGTCGGACGCAATGCAACAGGTGCCGGTGCAATTGTCCGCCACACTGGAACGTCTTGAAACCCTGATGGCGCAGATCGAAGCGCAAGAAACGGTCGAGCGGTTGCTGGCGGCTGTTGATGCAGCCGCGGCCGCCGCTGGCAGCGTGGAAACCGCCGTGGCCGGTGCGCCCGCCCTGATGTCACGGATCGAGGCTGTCGCCGCCAAGGCCGAGAACCTCAAGCTGGAAGAACTGGTCAGCGAGGTGACAGACCTTGTTGATGCGGCCGAGGCGCTGATCGGATCCGAAGACACCGCCGGCTTGCCTGCTGCGCTGACGGCCGCCCTTGTCGAGGTCGAGGCAACATTGGCCGAATTGCGCGAAGGCGGCGCGATCGACAATGCCAACAAGGCTCTGGCCTCGGCGCAGGCGGCGGCGGATGCGGTGGCCGTTTCGGTACAGGATCTGCCGGCGATGATGGATCGCATGTCGCAAGTGCTGACGCAGTTGAGCACGACACTGGCGGATTACGATGAAAACTCGGCGCTGAACCGCGATGCCCGCGCCGCCCTGCGCGAGATCAATTCAGCCGCCAAGGCGTTTGAATCCCTTGCCCGTACCATTGAACGCAACCCCAATTCGCTTTTGATAGGACGCTGATCCATGATGTTTAGAACACTTGCCGCGGCCCTTTGTGTTGCTACCGTCCTGTCGGCCTGTTCGACACCCACAACCTTTGTTCAGGTTCCGCCCGCACCGGTGACCGAACGTGTAAACATTGCGTTCCGCTCGGTCGAGGTGCGCGCGGTGTCCCTGCCAACCTATGCCGCATCAGAAGAAATTTACGGGCAGGGTGCGGATGGCGTGCTGGCCAGTGCAACAAGCGCGCGTTGGGCTGACGTGCCCGAACGCGCCATCACGCTGGGACTTAGCCGCAATCTGGCGGAACTGACCGGTGCGCGGGTGGCACCGGAACCATGGCCCTTTGATGCACGCCCCGCCGCAACGGTGGATGTGCGGTTCGAAGATCTGCTGGCCGGCGCAAACGGCGTGTTTCGCACCTCGGGGCAGTATTTTGTCTCTTCCGAAAGCGGGCGCGAACGCTCTGGCCTGTTCCGTCTGGACGTTCCTTATGATGTTGCGGCAGGGCCGGATGCCATCGCGCAGGCGCGCGCGCGTGTAATCCTTGATCTGGCGACCCTGATCGCGCGCAAGGCACTTTAACGCGGGCGCGCATCCGTAAGGTTCAGCGGAAAGCTGCGCGGGATCAGGCCGGCCTGAAACCAGCAGGCAAAACTGTAGATCGAATAGACCGGCAGGCCCGTCAGGCGGCGGATGTCATCGGCGTAGGGCACCATGTTGGTGCATTCCAGCACAATGGCCCCCAGATCGGGGTGCGCCCCTGTCAGGTTCAACGCCGCCGTACACAGGTCTTCGCGGCACTGGGCGAAATCCATTTCCGGCAAATCCCGTAAAATGGCGCGCGCGAATTGTGTGTCGGGGGCGGTTCCCATCACCGGCGTGTCGGGTGCGACATTGGCTGCCTTCAGATGGGCCGGTGTCAGCGTGTCGGGTGAAATCGTCAGGATGCCGACGCGTTTTCCGGGGGGTAGGGTGGCCGCCACCATGGGCACCTGCATCAGCGATGATGTGGCCACGGGAACGTCCAGCGCCGCAGACAGTTCGCTCTGAAGCAGTGACAGAAACCCGCAGGTCGTCGTGATCCCGTCGCAGCCGCTGTCCACCAGTTCGCGCCCCGCAACGATGAACCGGTCCAAGAGGGCGCCGGGGTCTTTCAGAACGACGTTTTCAGGGCTGGCATCGCGCACGATGCGATACTGCACCGGAAACGGCCATGTCTGTGCGTTGCCCGTATCGCCCGGAATTCGGGGAAAACGGGTGTCGAGCATCAGGATACCCAGACTGGCCCCGTAAATGGTTTTGCCGCCTAAAAATGTTGTCATCCGGTTCAGCCTTTCGTGCCCGATGGTGCGCCGCGCATGGAAAACCGGAACCGGCGAAATATCAACTGTTCATGTTGTGGGGCTGGGTGGCCTAATAGGCGGTCGCCGCCCGTGATGCCTGATCGTATTGCCCTGACATCAGGCGCAAAAGGGCCGACAGATCGCTGACGCGGTCGGGGTCCACGCCCAGATCGCCAAGCGCGCGCAGCAACAGCGCCTCGCGGATTTCGCGGTACCGGTCACAGGCGGCACGGCCGGTTTCTGTCGGCATTACCGATTTTTCCTTGCCCTTGCGCACATCCTGAACCAGCCCCGCCTTGATCAGCTTTTTCAAGGCATAGTTCACGGTATGGGTGTCTTCGATGTTCAGCACGTGGCAGATATCGGCCAGTTTCTTGGCGCGGTCGCGGTGGCGGATCGTGTGCAGCACCAGAACCTCAAGCGCGGAAAGATCCGGATACCCCGCGGCGGACATGGCGCGCACAACCCACCGGTTGAACGCATTACCCGCAAGGATCAGGCCGAATTCGAATTCCGACAGTTCGGGAAAGGCACCTGTGGCCAGGTGCGCAGACGAAACAATGGGTCCAAGGGTATGATCAGTCATGTCTTATAATCCAACTTGTCGATAAATTGTCAACAAATTGTTGACTTGTGATCGAATCCGGTCAGTGTAGGGGCACGATCGGCATTGCGGGGGGCAATTCCAGTGACGGAACACGTGATCATCATCGGGGCAGGCATCGTTGGCGTTTCAACCGCCATCTGGTTGCGCCGGTATGATGTGAACGTCACTTTGGTGGATCGCGCCGCCCCGGGGCAGGGCACATCCTATGGCAATGCAGGTGTATTGGCGGCCTGTTCCATGGTGCCCGTCACCGCACCCGGCCTGATCGGCAAGGCACCTGGATTGTTGATGAACCCAGAATTTCCGCTGTTCCTGCGCTGGGGATATCTGCCCAGACTGATGCCGTGGTTGCGCAAGTACATGGCGCACGCCAATGACGCAGACACAAGACGCATCGCTGCCGGACTGACCCCGATTGTCGCGGACACCGTTGACCAGCACAAGGCGCTGGCGCAGGGAACGCTGGCAAAAGACTGGATAACCGACAGCGATTACAATTTCGCCTATGCCGACAAGGCCGCGTTTGAGGCCGACAGCTACACTTGGGCCTTGCGCGCCCGGGCGGGCTTTGAACCGGTTCTGATCACAGGGCGCGACGTGCAGGAATATGATCCGAACCTGTCGCCCGACATCACCTGCCTTGCCTTGATGAAAGACCACGGCTTCATCCGCGATCCCGGCGGCTATGTGGCGGCGCTGGCGCAGGCATTTACCGATATGGGCGGGCAGGTCCGGCAGGCCGACGTTCTGGATTTCGAATTCGAAGACGGACGGATTTCGGCCGTGCTGACGGATCAGGGGGCGATGCCCTGTGACCGGGCGGTGCTGGCCTCGGGCGTCTGGTCAAAACCGCTGATGGCCAAGCTTGGCCTGAATATCCCGCTGGAAACCGAACGCGGCTATCACATTGTTTACGAGGGCGCGAATGGTGGCCCCCGGGCGCCGACGATGGTGGCCAGCGGAAAATTCGTCGCCACCCCGATGGCTGCGGGTTTGCGCTGTGCCGGAATTGTTGAATTCGGCGGACTGAAGGCCGGCCCGTCCAAGGCACCGCTGGCCCTGCTGCGTCGTCAGGTGGCGCGCATCTTTCCCAACCTGACAGCCACTTCAGAAGTGGAATGGCTGGGCCACCGGCCAGCCCCCAGCGACAGCCTGCCCCTGATCGGCGAAATCGGCACCAAAGGCGTTTATACCGCCTTTGGCCACCATCACATCGGTTTGACCGGGGGGCCAAAAACCGGGCGTCTGGTGGCCGATATCCTGACAGGGCGTAGCCCCAACATTGACTTGCAACCCTACGCGCCGCAAAGATTTGACGCATAACAAGACCGAGAAAACCCGAAAAACCAACACCCAAAGGGAGAACGACCAAATGAAAACAGTGAAAACAACAGCCGCGTTGATGGCAGCCTCAGCGCTGACAGCCACTGCCGCGATGGCCGAAACATGGGACATGCCGCTGGCCTATTCAGCAACCAATTTCCATTCCGAAAACGCCGCCAAATTCGGAGAATGTGTCACCGCCGGCACCGGTGGCGAGATCGAGATCGTGACCCATCCTTCGGGTTCCCTGTTCAAGGGTGCCGACATCAAACGCGCGATCCAGACCGGTCAGGTTCCGATCGGCGAACGCCTGTTGTCGGGCCACCAGAACGAAAACGCCGTGTTCGGCTTTGACAGCGTGCCGTTCCTTGCCACGTCATTTGATGCGTCAGGCAAACTTTACGATGCCGCGAAACCGGCGCTTGATAAAATTCTGGCCGATCAGAACCTGACCATTCTCTATTCCGTGCCATGGCCGCCACAGGGGCTCTATTTCAAGAAAGAGGTCAATTCTGTTGCCGATATGGAAGGTATCAAGTTCCGCTCCTACAACAACGCCACCGCGCGTCTGGCCGAACTGACAGGCATGTTGCCCGTGACCATCGAAGCCGCCGAAATTTCGCAGGCTTTTGCAACCGGCGTTGCGGAATCGATGATCTCATCCGGGGCGACGGGCTATGACCGCAAGGTCTGGGAAAGCCTGACGCACTTCTACGAGGTCGACGCCTGGCTTCCCTATAACCACGTCATGGTGAACAACGATGCCTGGGCCGGTGTCAGTGACGCCAACAAGGCCGTCATCACCGAATGCGCGGCAACGGCGACAGCCGAAGGTCTGGAAGCGTCCAAGGCCTACACACAATTCACCATGGACGGTCTGGCCGAAGGGGGCATGACAGTTGGTCCGGCGGGGGAAACCCTTGTCAACGAATTGAAGGAAATCGGCAAAACCATGACAGCCGAATGGCTTGAGGCGGCGGGCGAGGATGGGCAGGCCATCGTCGATGCCTTCAACAACTAAGAAGAAAACCAAAAGCGGGCGGTTCCAAAGGGACCGCCCCAAATGCTTGAACCTCGGGGGACATTCCAATGACATTCATGCGCGGGCTGCGACGCACGCTTGATTTCCTATATGCGCTGTCCGGCGTTCTGGCAGCCTGTAGTCTGGTGGCCATTCTGCTGTTGATCGTGGTGCAGATGCTGGCCCGCTGGACCGGAGAAGTGTTTCCGGGCGCGCCTGATTATGCCGGTTATGCGATGGCAGCGGCGTCCTTTCTGGCCTTTGCCAGCGCGCTGAACAAGGGGTCGCATATCCGCGTGTCCATCCTGTTGAACGTGGTCGGACCGCGGGCGAACCGTATTCTTGAAATCTGGTGTTTCACCATCGGCACGGCGGTGGCGTGGTATGTCGCCTATTACTCTTGGCGCCTGATCGGCTTTGCGATCAAATTCAACGATGTCAGCCAGGGCCAGGATGCGACGCCCTTGTGGATACCGCAAATGCCGATGCTGATCGGCGCGATCATTCTCGCGATCGCGCTGACCGATCACCTGTTGCAACTGATTTTCACCGGCAAACACGGCATTGTCCGTGATCTGGCCGATCAAAGCCACGGAGAATAGAAATGCAGGAAACCTATATCATCATTCTGTTTCTCTTCGTTCTGTTCACTCTGCTGGGGTCCGGTGTCTGGGTCGGTCTGGCGCTGATGGGGGTGGCCTTTGTAGGAATGGAACTGTTCACCACCCGCCCCGTGGGCGATACGATGGCCACAACGATCTGGTCGGCATCTTCGTCTTGGACCCTGACGGCGCTGCCCATGTTTATCTGGATGGGCGAAATTCTTTATCGGACACGATTGTCCGAAGACATGTTTCGCGGCCTTAGCCCGTGGCTGGCGCGCCTGCCCGGCGGGCTGGTGCACACCAATATCGTTGGCTGTACCGTATTTGCCGCCGTATCGGGATCATCGGCAGCCACGCTGACCACGGTCGGCAAAATGTCGATCCCCGAATTGCGCAAACGGGAATATCCCGAAACCATGGTGATTGGCACATTGGCCGGTGCGGCCACACTTGGCCTGATGATCCCGCCATCGCTGACGCTGATCGTCTACGGTGTCACCATCAATGAAAGCATCACCAAACTGTTCTTTGCCGGTATCCTGCCGGGGTTGTTTCTGGCGTCGATGTTCATGGCCTATGTGGCGATCTATGCGACCGTGTCCAAACGCTGGAATCCGGCGGTGGAACCCAAGATGACCTTTGCGCAGAAAGTATCCAATTCCCGGTTCCTGATTCCGGTGATCCTGCTGATCACTGTTGTGATCGGGTCGATGTATCTGGGCATCGCCACCGCGACCGAAGCGGCCGCGTTCGGTGTCATCGGATCGCTGCTGCTGGCGGCGGGGCAGGGATCGCTGTCGTGGCGCACCTTCACCGAAAGCCTGATGGGGGCCACCCGCACCAGCGCGATGATTGCCCTGATCCTTGCAGGGGCCGCGTTTTTGTCGCTGTCGATGGGGTTCACCGGTCTGCCGCGCGGCTTGGCTGATCTGATTGCCACGCTGGAATTGACGCGATTTGAATTGCTGATGGTTTTGCTGGTGTTCTACATCATTCTGGGCTGTTTTCTGGATGGCATTTCATCGGTCGTGCTGACGATGGCCGTGGTCGAACCCATGGTGCGCGAGGCGGGGATCGATCTGATCTGGTTCGGCATCTTTATTGTCGTCGTGGTGGAAATGGCGCAGATCACGCCGCCCATCGGGTTCAATCTGTTCGTGCTGCAGGGCATGACCGAACACGAGATGAGCTTTATCGCCAAGGCGGCGATCCCGATGTTCCTGATCATGGTACTGATGGTGTTCGTGCTGATCGCCTTTCCCGAGATTGCAACTTGGCTGCCCGATAATCTGCGTGCCGGTCCGAACGGGTAGCACGCGGGCAGACAGGGCATGATTGCAATGCTGGGTCATATTGCCCGCCATGGCCGGATTGGCCTTGTGCTGGGGTTGGTCGCGGGGGTGTTGCTGCCTGACGTGGCGCTGATGTTGCGCCCGTGGCTGCCCGAAATGATCGGCCTGTTGCTGTTCCTGACAGCACTGCGGATCGGCGCACGCCAGGCCATCGGATCGATCGGGGCGTTGGGGCAAAGCGCAAGAATTGTCCTGATCTATCAGGTGATCCTGCCGGTGCTGGCCTTTGGCGCATTCTGGCTGTTTGGTCTGGCGGCAACGCCCGTTGCGCTGGTTGTGGTGCTGGCCTTGTCTGCCCCCCCGATCACCGGCAGCCCGAATTTTACGATTTTGCTGGGCCATGATCCGGCCCCGGCCCTGCGCCTTCTGGTGTTGGGTACGGCCGCCTTTCCACTGACGGTTCTGCCGGTGTTCTGGCTGTTGCCGGTGCTGGGCAATGCGGGCGCGGCATTTGCGGCTTCGGCGTGGCTGATGGCGGTGATCGCGGGATCTGTCGGGGCCGGTTTTGCCGTGCGGCGGGCGTTTTTTCGCGCGCCGCGCGCCCAGGTGATTGCCGCAATCGACGGATTGACGGTGATCATGCTGGCGGTGATCGTTGTCGGGCTGATGTCGGCGCTGGGTCCGGCGCTCCGTGGTGCGCCGTCTGTGCTGGCCGGTTGGCTGGCTCTTGCCTTTGCGCTGAACTTCGGGATGCAGATGCTGGCCCATACCGTTCTGGCGGATACAGTCGCGCGGGTGCCGGTCGCCATAATCGCGGGCAACCGCAATGTGGCGCTGTTTCTTGTGGCCCTGCCGTCTGATATCACGGACCCGCTGCTGATCTTTATCGGCTGCTACCAGTTGCCAATGTACCTGACGCCCATACTGCTCAGGAGGTTTTATGTCAGACACGCGCCATAAGCCCGACACCGGCTATCCGCGGATTGCCAGCCTTGGTGTGACCGCCATGCTGGTGCAATTCGGCGCCGGGATGAGCGAGGCCGCCAACCGCGCGGCACTTGCCCTGCGCGCGCGCCTTGAGCGCGAGGGGTGGGACGGTGTCGAAGAAACCTCAACCGCGCTGGTGTCGGTGTTCGTGCGCTTTGATCCGCTGCATCTGAAACACGAAACGCTGGAGCAAAAACTGCAATCCCTGCTGGGTGAACAGGACTGGTACAGCGCGCCCTTGCCCACGGGGCGGCGGCATTTTCACATTCCCTGTGTGTTTGGTGCTGAAGAAGGGCCGCAACTGGAAGAGGCGGCGGCGCTGGCGGGGCTGGACGGGGCGGCGGCGATTGACGATCTGGCCGCGCAAACCGTTCAGGTGTTGACCATCGGT harbors:
- a CDS encoding 5-oxoprolinase subunit B family protein; amino-acid sequence: MSDTRHKPDTGYPRIASLGVTAMLVQFGAGMSEAANRAALALRARLEREGWDGVEETSTALVSVFVRFDPLHLKHETLEQKLQSLLGEQDWYSAPLPTGRRHFHIPCVFGAEEGPQLEEAAALAGLDGAAAIDDLAAQTVQVLTIGFAPGQPYMGSLTPNWDIPRQTGLTAKVPEGALVVAIRQLIIFAADAPTGWRHIGQTAFRCFRPEQDQPFALRPGDQVTFDPVDQATMTAIRAKDETGDGGARITEVT
- a CDS encoding PqiC family protein, which codes for MMFRTLAAALCVATVLSACSTPTTFVQVPPAPVTERVNIAFRSVEVRAVSLPTYAASEEIYGQGADGVLASATSARWADVPERAITLGLSRNLAELTGARVAPEPWPFDARPAATVDVRFEDLLAGANGVFRTSGQYFVSSESGRERSGLFRLDVPYDVAAGPDAIAQARARVILDLATLIARKAL
- a CDS encoding aspartate/glutamate racemase family protein; amino-acid sequence: MTTFLGGKTIYGASLGILMLDTRFPRIPGDTGNAQTWPFPVQYRIVRDASPENVVLKDPGALLDRFIVAGRELVDSGCDGITTTCGFLSLLQSELSAALDVPVATSSLMQVPMVAATLPPGKRVGILTISPDTLTPAHLKAANVAPDTPVMGTAPDTQFARAILRDLPEMDFAQCREDLCTAALNLTGAHPDLGAIVLECTNMVPYADDIRRLTGLPVYSIYSFACWFQAGLIPRSFPLNLTDARPR
- a CDS encoding PqiB family protein, with protein sequence MTQMPPEPLTEPARRALWQRASIVWILPFLALLIALGVAWQTYVDRGPLIEIEFESGAGVTAGTTELRYRDVTVGVVEKVRFSDGLGAVVFSVRLDKDIAPFVDAGSQFWVVRPEVTARGVTGLDTVLSGVFIEGSWDSTINTPQTQFRGLNETPLIRPGEVGLQIALRTTANSSLTDNAPILYRGIEVGRVGRARVSPRSGLAVAEAIIYEPHHLLITDATRFWDASGFDLSLSTSGAEINFSSLASLVSGGITFDTIVSGGETVQDGAVFQVYAEESDARESIFNAGEVDALLLTVVFRDNVAGLTVGSPVELQGIRIGEVSSLAGTVSRDETGRREVQLNATLSIQPAKLGLPGDADARAALAFLQEQVRSGLRTRLASASLLTGGLKVELVALDDMPEARIDTTAEPFPVLPSVEGNLSDVAATAEGVLTRINNLPIEELLASAIDFLDATKGLIANEDLQGAPAELRALLGDARSFVGSDAMQQVPVQLSATLERLETLMAQIEAQETVERLLAAVDAAAAAAGSVETAVAGAPALMSRIEAVAAKAENLKLEELVSEVTDLVDAAEALIGSEDTAGLPAALTAALVEVEATLAELREGGAIDNANKALASAQAAADAVAVSVQDLPAMMDRMSQVLTQLSTTLADYDENSALNRDARAALREINSAAKAFESLARTIERNPNSLLIGR
- a CDS encoding winged helix DNA-binding protein, with the translated sequence MTDHTLGPIVSSAHLATGAFPELSEFEFGLILAGNAFNRWVVRAMSAAGYPDLSALEVLVLHTIRHRDRAKKLADICHVLNIEDTHTVNYALKKLIKAGLVQDVRKGKEKSVMPTETGRAACDRYREIREALLLRALGDLGVDPDRVSDLSALLRLMSGQYDQASRAATAY
- a CDS encoding paraquat-inducible protein A — its product is MERAGTAPDIVTARELGVIGCQNCSHVWRAGTRDCARCGAPLTARDPMSLQRVWAWWLIGLICYIPANMFPMLSTRTLFLTSEDTIVGGAVTLFEHGSYGISLVIIVASVVIPIGKFLAIAFLATSVQRRSLVPQPQRHALYEIVEYIGRWSMIDVFVVAILSSLVQLNTLASVTPGPASLFFALSVIFTMLSAQSFDSRLIWDLEPDAQKGSGPK
- a CDS encoding TRAP transporter small permease translates to MRGLRRTLDFLYALSGVLAACSLVAILLLIVVQMLARWTGEVFPGAPDYAGYAMAAASFLAFASALNKGSHIRVSILLNVVGPRANRILEIWCFTIGTAVAWYVAYYSWRLIGFAIKFNDVSQGQDATPLWIPQMPMLIGAIILAIALTDHLLQLIFTGKHGIVRDLADQSHGE
- a CDS encoding NAD(P)/FAD-dependent oxidoreductase; this translates as MTEHVIIIGAGIVGVSTAIWLRRYDVNVTLVDRAAPGQGTSYGNAGVLAACSMVPVTAPGLIGKAPGLLMNPEFPLFLRWGYLPRLMPWLRKYMAHANDADTRRIAAGLTPIVADTVDQHKALAQGTLAKDWITDSDYNFAYADKAAFEADSYTWALRARAGFEPVLITGRDVQEYDPNLSPDITCLALMKDHGFIRDPGGYVAALAQAFTDMGGQVRQADVLDFEFEDGRISAVLTDQGAMPCDRAVLASGVWSKPLMAKLGLNIPLETERGYHIVYEGANGGPRAPTMVASGKFVATPMAAGLRCAGIVEFGGLKAGPSKAPLALLRRQVARIFPNLTATSEVEWLGHRPAPSDSLPLIGEIGTKGVYTAFGHHHIGLTGGPKTGRLVADILTGRSPNIDLQPYAPQRFDA
- a CDS encoding TRAP transporter large permease; this encodes MQETYIIILFLFVLFTLLGSGVWVGLALMGVAFVGMELFTTRPVGDTMATTIWSASSSWTLTALPMFIWMGEILYRTRLSEDMFRGLSPWLARLPGGLVHTNIVGCTVFAAVSGSSAATLTTVGKMSIPELRKREYPETMVIGTLAGAATLGLMIPPSLTLIVYGVTINESITKLFFAGILPGLFLASMFMAYVAIYATVSKRWNPAVEPKMTFAQKVSNSRFLIPVILLITVVIGSMYLGIATATEAAAFGVIGSLLLAAGQGSLSWRTFTESLMGATRTSAMIALILAGAAFLSLSMGFTGLPRGLADLIATLELTRFELLMVLLVFYIILGCFLDGISSVVLTMAVVEPMVREAGIDLIWFGIFIVVVVEMAQITPPIGFNLFVLQGMTEHEMSFIAKAAIPMFLIMVLMVFVLIAFPEIATWLPDNLRAGPNG
- a CDS encoding TRAP transporter substrate-binding protein: MKTVKTTAALMAASALTATAAMAETWDMPLAYSATNFHSENAAKFGECVTAGTGGEIEIVTHPSGSLFKGADIKRAIQTGQVPIGERLLSGHQNENAVFGFDSVPFLATSFDASGKLYDAAKPALDKILADQNLTILYSVPWPPQGLYFKKEVNSVADMEGIKFRSYNNATARLAELTGMLPVTIEAAEISQAFATGVAESMISSGATGYDRKVWESLTHFYEVDAWLPYNHVMVNNDAWAGVSDANKAVITECAATATAEGLEASKAYTQFTMDGLAEGGMTVGPAGETLVNELKEIGKTMTAEWLEAAGEDGQAIVDAFNN